A single Tenacibaculum sp. Bg11-29 DNA region contains:
- a CDS encoding polysaccharide deacetylase family protein has product MKNVVLLTILLFASTIIVLAQKNDTKSYWPNDAQLVISFSMQFETGGQQEGAESPFSGNPLPKGQPDLPAESWFRYGAKEGIYRMLNLWKKHEIHVTSHVVGEAAIRYPEVAKAIVDGGHEIAAHGIAWSDQWNLSYEDELAFVKKGIDTVEVITGQRGVGYNSNWLRRSPNTLKVLQELGFLYHIDDLSRDEPFVTKVRGKNFVVMPYTLRNNDIVNIAGKNWSPDQFLAQLKFEFDQLYAEGATKRRMMSISLHDRIGGGPAIVQVVDKFIQYAKQHKRVVFMRKDEIANMIKDDPNTPVDNSEIEYNTTIVNTKLPFKLEKDWEVLGFKNPESVVLDIKNNALYVSNINGDPTEKNGNGYISKVGLDGKIIQQKWITELNAPKGLVIYNDKLYVTDIDKIVEIDIKTRRVLAFKAKDATFLNDIAVDKKGNVYASNTFGFSGIYKLQKKGKRKVELWLKDENLNMPNGLYISKDQLFVANWGKEVNPKTYETKIVGTLQKVDFKTKTIENITKPIGNLDGLSETLHGFLLSDWLAGKLLYYTNETGTTTEVLNLPKGTADIYFDKNTKSVFIPLMLNNKLVKYHFKK; this is encoded by the coding sequence ATGAAAAATGTAGTCCTTTTAACAATTCTACTATTCGCTTCAACAATTATAGTTCTAGCACAAAAAAACGACACAAAAAGTTATTGGCCAAATGATGCACAATTGGTTATCTCTTTTTCAATGCAATTTGAAACAGGTGGACAACAAGAAGGAGCAGAAAGTCCGTTTTCAGGAAACCCTTTACCTAAAGGACAACCCGATTTACCAGCCGAAAGTTGGTTTCGTTATGGTGCCAAAGAAGGAATTTACAGAATGTTAAACCTTTGGAAAAAGCACGAGATTCATGTAACCTCTCATGTAGTTGGAGAAGCTGCTATAAGATATCCAGAAGTTGCCAAAGCCATTGTAGATGGTGGACACGAAATTGCAGCGCATGGAATTGCTTGGAGCGACCAATGGAATTTATCTTATGAAGACGAATTAGCATTTGTAAAAAAGGGAATTGATACCGTAGAAGTCATTACAGGACAAAGAGGCGTTGGCTATAACTCCAATTGGTTACGTAGAAGTCCAAACACTTTAAAAGTGTTGCAAGAACTTGGCTTTTTATATCACATTGATGATTTAAGTAGAGACGAGCCTTTTGTAACCAAAGTAAGAGGTAAAAACTTTGTAGTAATGCCATATACATTACGTAACAATGACATTGTAAATATAGCGGGTAAAAATTGGAGTCCAGATCAGTTTTTGGCACAATTAAAATTCGAATTTGACCAACTATATGCTGAAGGAGCTACAAAAAGAAGAATGATGAGCATAAGTTTACACGATCGCATTGGTGGTGGTCCCGCAATAGTTCAGGTTGTCGATAAATTTATACAGTACGCAAAACAACACAAAAGAGTTGTTTTTATGCGAAAAGATGAAATTGCAAATATGATTAAAGATGATCCAAATACGCCAGTTGATAATTCAGAAATTGAGTATAACACAACAATTGTGAACACCAAACTACCATTTAAACTCGAAAAAGATTGGGAAGTTTTAGGTTTTAAAAATCCTGAAAGTGTCGTTTTAGATATAAAAAACAATGCTTTATATGTGTCTAATATAAACGGAGACCCTACCGAAAAAAATGGGAATGGTTATATTTCTAAAGTAGGTTTAGATGGAAAAATAATTCAACAAAAGTGGATAACAGAATTAAATGCACCAAAAGGATTGGTTATCTATAATGATAAATTATATGTTACAGATATTGATAAAATTGTAGAAATAGACATTAAAACTCGACGTGTTTTAGCCTTTAAAGCAAAAGATGCTACTTTTTTAAATGACATTGCTGTAGATAAAAAGGGAAATGTATATGCCAGTAATACTTTTGGTTTTAGTGGTATTTATAAATTACAAAAAAAAGGAAAAAGAAAAGTTGAACTATGGCTAAAAGATGAAAATCTGAATATGCCAAATGGGCTTTATATTTCAAAAGACCAATTATTTGTAGCAAATTGGGGAAAAGAGGTTAACCCTAAAACCTACGAAACTAAAATAGTAGGTACGTTACAAAAAGTTGATTTCAAAACTAAAACCATAGAAAACATAACCAAGCCTATTGGAAATTTAGATGGTTTAAGCGAAACGCTTCATGGTTTCTTATTGTCCGATTGGTTAGCAGGTAAACTATTATACTATACAAACGAAACAGGTACGACAACCGAGGTACTAAATTTACCTAAAGGAACTGCTGACATTTATTTTGATAAAAACACAAAATCAGTCTTCATCCCTTTAATGCTAAATAATAAACTAGTGAAATATCACTTTAAAAAATAA
- a CDS encoding DoxX family membrane protein has protein sequence MNKTTPQQTAFAFLRITMGINFLGHGLVRFSKLNGFRDWMVTTFQDSLMPSFAVFAWGSVLPFVEFGIGLLLILGLFTYRASIAGAIVIIILLFGSTLIENWDWAGMQMIYGLFFYFLISNAEKNSWSIDNLIRDKNEN, from the coding sequence ATGAATAAAACAACACCACAACAAACAGCATTTGCTTTTTTACGAATAACCATGGGTATTAATTTTTTAGGACACGGATTGGTTCGTTTCTCAAAATTGAACGGATTTAGAGATTGGATGGTAACAACTTTTCAAGACAGCCTAATGCCTTCTTTTGCAGTTTTTGCTTGGGGAAGTGTGTTACCCTTTGTAGAGTTTGGAATTGGATTGTTATTAATCTTGGGATTATTCACCTATCGAGCAAGTATTGCAGGGGCAATAGTAATTATCATCCTTTTATTTGGTTCAACATTAATTGAAAATTGGGATTGGGCTGGTATGCAAATGATTTATGGCTTATTCTTTTATTTTTTAATTTCTAATGCAGAAAAAAATAGTTGGTCAATTGATAATTTAATTAGAGATAAGAATGAAAATTAA
- a CDS encoding cupin domain-containing protein produces the protein MKIKTINKKGDWSFPWTIALKKTMQNDANNTIVGEHLLLETGEFKVWSIHLPIGQSLPFHKHNKSYFYTIKNEGESRSFYTDGTVTETKYEKNDIKHFNELNEENFFIHNLENIGNTTLIFTTVEFK, from the coding sequence ATGAAAATTAAAACGATTAATAAAAAAGGTGATTGGAGTTTTCCTTGGACAATAGCATTAAAAAAAACTATGCAAAATGATGCCAACAATACAATTGTAGGTGAACATTTATTATTAGAGACAGGCGAATTTAAAGTTTGGAGTATTCATTTACCAATAGGCCAATCATTACCATTTCATAAGCACAACAAATCGTATTTCTACACCATTAAAAATGAAGGTGAATCACGCTCATTTTATACTGACGGAACAGTAACTGAAACTAAATACGAAAAAAATGATATCAAACATTTTAATGAGTTGAATGAAGAAAACTTCTTCATTCATAATTTAGAAAATATTGGAAATACTACATTGATATTTACAACAGTAGAATTTAAATAA
- a CDS encoding DUF1097 domain-containing protein, which yields MKYKNALIHALLVGLIAAFVILVSGWLAVKAWVVFFGWANYFLHACNMKKSFKMLLAFFVGIFIALIGTYAITYLNTIAPTNYELSVTAFIVFWIATILIFLEIIEDWGEFVPATFLGTVLFFASGVSLKSIVPELLVPLLIGIFAGFTTLFSREKLTIYLNKKQIK from the coding sequence ATGAAATATAAAAACGCACTTATACATGCCCTTTTAGTTGGCCTCATTGCTGCCTTTGTAATATTAGTTTCAGGGTGGTTGGCAGTAAAGGCTTGGGTAGTATTTTTTGGATGGGCAAACTATTTTTTACATGCTTGCAATATGAAAAAATCATTTAAAATGCTATTGGCTTTTTTTGTAGGAATTTTTATTGCATTAATAGGTACTTATGCTATTACCTATTTAAACACTATAGCACCTACCAATTATGAATTATCTGTTACCGCATTTATCGTTTTTTGGATAGCAACCATTTTAATTTTCTTAGAAATAATTGAAGATTGGGGTGAGTTTGTACCTGCAACATTTTTGGGGACAGTACTGTTTTTTGCTTCAGGGGTTTCATTAAAAAGCATAGTACCCGAATTATTAGTTCCGCTATTAATTGGAATATTTGCAGGGTTTACAACCCTATTTAGTCGAGAGAAATTAACAATCTATTTAAACAAAAAACAAATAAAATAA
- a CDS encoding alkene reductase, protein MKSTLFTPYNMSGISLENRFLMAPMTRSRATQPNDVPNTLMAEYYGQRASAGIIITEATQISLQGKGYAKTPGIYTQEQIEGWKLVTDEVHKKGSKIFLQLWHVGRVSSSQVNGLQPLAPSAKIAKETTVYIFDGAPNGDATFVPVEDPKEMTKNDINKVIEEFRIAAKNAIEAGFDGVEIHGANGYLIDQFLRSNSNIRKDEYGGTKENRVRILTEVTQAVVNEIGSEKTGVRLSPFISFKDMNDPEILDTIMLASKKLEKLGVTYIHLCEADWDDAPEIPTDFRVQLREVFSKTIIATGNKTPQQANKLLANNLVDLVGFGRKFLTNPDYPKRVKLNAKMNQISDDHTLFGGGTARGYTDYSFIG, encoded by the coding sequence ATGAAAAGCACACTTTTTACACCATACAATATGAGCGGAATTTCATTAGAAAACCGTTTTTTAATGGCACCTATGACACGCTCAAGAGCCACACAACCAAATGATGTTCCTAATACTTTAATGGCAGAATATTATGGACAAAGAGCATCTGCAGGGATTATCATAACTGAAGCAACTCAAATTTCTTTGCAAGGAAAAGGTTATGCTAAAACGCCTGGTATTTATACACAAGAACAAATTGAAGGTTGGAAGCTAGTAACTGATGAAGTTCATAAAAAAGGAAGTAAAATATTCTTACAACTATGGCACGTTGGTCGTGTTTCAAGTTCACAAGTAAATGGATTACAACCATTAGCACCATCAGCTAAGATAGCTAAAGAAACTACGGTTTATATATTTGATGGAGCACCAAATGGAGACGCAACTTTTGTACCAGTCGAAGATCCAAAAGAAATGACAAAAAACGATATTAATAAGGTTATTGAAGAGTTTAGAATAGCTGCAAAAAATGCAATTGAAGCAGGCTTTGATGGTGTAGAAATTCATGGTGCAAATGGCTACTTAATAGACCAATTTTTAAGAAGCAACTCAAATATAAGAAAAGATGAATATGGCGGAACCAAAGAAAACAGAGTTCGAATATTAACCGAAGTCACTCAAGCAGTAGTTAACGAAATAGGAAGTGAAAAAACAGGGGTTCGTTTGTCACCATTTATCAGTTTTAAAGACATGAATGACCCTGAAATTTTAGATACAATTATGTTAGCTTCTAAAAAGTTAGAAAAATTAGGGGTTACTTATATTCATTTGTGTGAGGCTGATTGGGATGATGCTCCTGAAATTCCGACTGATTTTAGAGTTCAATTAAGAGAAGTATTTAGTAAAACAATAATAGCAACAGGAAATAAAACACCTCAACAGGCGAATAAATTATTAGCAAATAATTTGGTTGATTTAGTCGGTTTTGGTAGAAAATTTTTAACCAACCCTGATTATCCAAAACGTGTGAAACTAAATGCAAAAATGAATCAAATTAGCGACGATCATACACTATTTGGAGGAGGTACTGCAAGAGGTTATACCGATTATTCATTTATAGGTTAA